One genomic window of Salmo salar chromosome ssa12, Ssal_v3.1, whole genome shotgun sequence includes the following:
- the LOC106565907 gene encoding 4'-phosphopantetheine phosphatase isoform X2, which yields MAAESERVDRSSHSMDKSITLPPNEIFRNLENAKRFAIDIGGSLTKLAYYSTVQHKVAKVRSFDHTAKDTENDPLYEISMQEEILARLHFIKFENAYIETCLDFIKDHLVNTDTKVIKATGGGAHKFKDLIEKKLKLRVDKEDEMTCLIKGCNFVLRNIPHEAFVYVKHADSEFRFQNTHPDIFPYLLINIGSGVSIIKVESEDTFERVGGSSIGGGTFWGLGALLTKTKRFDELLQLASKGQHTSVDMLVKDIYGGSYGSLGLTGDLIASSFGKSATADKEFSKEDMAKSLLHMISNDIGQLACLYARLHNLTRVYFGGFFIRGHPVTMHTITYSINFFTKGEVQALFLRHEGYLGTIGAFLKGAEEDNPNQYSWGENYAGSSGLMSTSPDLNPMQRARSGTFDMLEMDRLERQLVNLPLLQDPSSYIPDTVDLSEDALAREYWLYCFEEALDGVVKRAVASQPDLPEAAERAEKFRHKYLHKLQTLRHQPFAYGSLTVRSLLDTREHCLNEFNFPDPYSKIKQRENDMALKYFQKAVKSLEELSWEQRQFALVRGLLAGNVFDWGAKAVSDVLESDPEFGFEQAKRQLEERPWLVDTYDQWLERLKGPPHKCALFFVDNSGIDIILGVFPFVRELLCRGTEVVLASNSSPALNDVTNNELQILTERIAAMDPVIQSAVKEDRLTLVQSGSSSPCLDLSRLDKVLAGVVRERHTDLVIIEGMGRAIHTNYYALLSCESLKMAVIKNSWLADRLGGKLFSVVFKYEVPPDKKPTALDHVPVMPS from the exons ATGGCGGCGGAAAGTGAGAGAGTAGACAGGAGTAGTCACAGCATGGATAAAAGCATAACTCTTCCACCCAATGAGATCTTCAGGAATTTGGAAAATGCAAAGAGGTTCGCAATAGACATAG GTGGCTCTCTGACGAAACTCGCCTATTACTCCACTGTTCAACACAAAGTAGCGAAAGTACGGTCATTCGACCATACTGCAAAG GACACTGAGAATGACCCCCTCTATGAGATCTCAATGCAGGAGGAGATCTTGGCTCGCCTTCACTTCATCAAGTTTGAAAATGCCTACATTGAAACCTGCCTGGACTTTATCAAAGACCACCTCGTCAACACTGACACCAAAGTCATCAAAGCCACCGGTGGAGGGGCTCATAAGTTCAAAGATCTCATAGAGAAGAAACTGAAGCTCAG GGTGGACAAGGAGGATGAAATGACATGCCTGATTAAGGGCTGCAACTTTGTGCTGAGGAACATCCCCCACGAGGCTTTTGTCTATGTTAAGCATGCAGACTCTGAGTTCCGCTTCCAGAACACTCACCCTGACATCTTCCCTTACCTGCTCATCAACATCGGCTCAGGGGTGTCAATCATTAAG GTTGAATCAGAGGATACATTTGAGCGTGTTGGCGGAAGCTCCATAGGTGGGGGAACATTCTGGGGCCTTGGAGCTCTACTCACAAAAACAAAG AGATTTGATGAACTACTTCAGTTGGCTTCGAAGGGGCAGCACACAAGTGTTGACATGCTTGTCAAAGACATCTACGGGGGATCTTATGGGTCCTTGGGCTTGACTGGGGACCTTATCGCAAGCAGCTTTGGAAAATCTGCTACTGCTGACAAAG AGTTCTCTAAAGAAGATATGGCTAAGAGCCTGCTCCATATGATCAGCAATGACATTGGGCAGCTGGCATGCCTCTATGCCCGGCTCCACAACTTGACCAGGGTCTACTTTGGGGGTTTCTTCATCCGAGGACACCCTGTCACTATGCACACCATCACTTACAGTATCAACTTCTTCACCAAG GGTGAAGTCCAGGCGCTGTTCCTGAGACATGAAGGCTATCTGGGGACTATTGGTGCCTTTCTCAAGGGAGCAGAGGAAGACA ATCCTAACCAGTACAGTTGGGGGGAGAACTATGCTGGGAGCTCTGGCCTGATGAGTAcctctccagacctgaaccccatgcAACGTGCACGCAGTGGAACA TTTGACATGTTGGAGATGGATCGTCTGGAGAGGCAGCTCGTGAACCTGCCCCTGCTGCAGGACCCGTCCTCCTACATCCCAGACACAGTGGACCTCTCAGAGGATGCCCTTGCACGGGAGTACTGGCTCTACTGCTTTGAGGAGGCCCTGGATGGG GTGGTAAAAAGAGCTGTGGCCAGCCAGCCTGATCTTCCAGAGGCTGCTGAACGAGCGGAGAAGTTCCGGCACAAGTACCTGCACAAGCTGCAGACCCTCCGCCACCAGCCTTT TGCTTATGGATCCCTCACTGTCAGAAGTCTTTTAGACACAAGAGAACACTGTTTAAACGAGTTCAACTTCCCTGACCCCTACTCGAAG ATCAAGCAGAGGGAGAATGACATGGCCCTCAAGTACTTCCAGAAGGCAGTCAAGTCCCTGGAGGAGCTGAGCTGGGAGCAGAGGCAGTTTGCCCTGGTCAGGGGCCTCCTGGCTGGGAATGTCTTTGACTGGGGAGCCAAGGCTGTTTCAGA TGTTCTGGAGTCTGATCCGGAGTTTGGCTTTGAACAGGCGAAACGGCAATTGGAAG AGAGGCCGTGGCTTGTCGACACCTATGACCAATGGCTCGAAAGACTGAAG GGCCCACCTCATAAGTGTGCATTATTTTTCGTAGATAATAGTGGAATAGACATCATACTGGGAGTCTTCCCATTTGTCAGAGAGCTTCTCTGCAGGGGAACAGAG GTAGTCCTTGCCAGCAACTCAAGCCCAGCTCTGAATGATGTGACAAACAATGAGCTGCAGATCTTGACTGAACGAATAGCTGCAATGGATCCAGTCATACA GTCTGCCGTGAAGGAGGACAGGTTGACGCTAGTCCAGAGTGGCTCCAGCTCTCCGTGCTTAGACTTAAG CCGTTTGGACAAGGTGTTGGCTGGGGTTGTGCGGGAACGCCACACAGACCTGGTGATCATCGAGGGCATGGGCCGGGCCATCCACACCAACTACTATGCCTTGTTGAGCTGCGAGAGCCTCAAGATGGCAGTCATCAAGAACTCCTGGCTGGCTGACCGACTGGGAGGCAAGCTCTTCAGTGTGGTCTTCAAGTACGAGGTGCCACCAGACAAAAAACCCACCGCCCTGGATCATGTTCCAGTGATGCCTTCATGA
- the LOC106565907 gene encoding 4'-phosphopantetheine phosphatase isoform X1 — MAAESERVDRSSHSMDKSITLPPNEIFRNLENAKRFAIDIGGSLTKLAYYSTVQHKVAKVRSFDHTAKDTENDPLYEISMQEEILARLHFIKFENAYIETCLDFIKDHLVNTDTKVIKATGGGAHKFKDLIEKKLKLRVDKEDEMTCLIKGCNFVLRNIPHEAFVYVKHADSEFRFQNTHPDIFPYLLINIGSGVSIIKVESEDTFERVGGSSIGGGTFWGLGALLTKTKRFDELLQLASKGQHTSVDMLVKDIYGGSYGSLGLTGDLIASSFGKSATADKEFSKEDMAKSLLHMISNDIGQLACLYARLHNLTRVYFGGFFIRGHPVTMHTITYSINFFTKGEVQALFLRHEGYLGTIGAFLKGAEEDNPNQYSWGENYAGSSGLMSTSPDLNPMQRARSGTFPFDMLEMDRLERQLVNLPLLQDPSSYIPDTVDLSEDALAREYWLYCFEEALDGVVKRAVASQPDLPEAAERAEKFRHKYLHKLQTLRHQPFAYGSLTVRSLLDTREHCLNEFNFPDPYSKIKQRENDMALKYFQKAVKSLEELSWEQRQFALVRGLLAGNVFDWGAKAVSDVLESDPEFGFEQAKRQLEERPWLVDTYDQWLERLKGPPHKCALFFVDNSGIDIILGVFPFVRELLCRGTEVVLASNSSPALNDVTNNELQILTERIAAMDPVIQSAVKEDRLTLVQSGSSSPCLDLSRLDKVLAGVVRERHTDLVIIEGMGRAIHTNYYALLSCESLKMAVIKNSWLADRLGGKLFSVVFKYEVPPDKKPTALDHVPVMPS; from the exons ATGGCGGCGGAAAGTGAGAGAGTAGACAGGAGTAGTCACAGCATGGATAAAAGCATAACTCTTCCACCCAATGAGATCTTCAGGAATTTGGAAAATGCAAAGAGGTTCGCAATAGACATAG GTGGCTCTCTGACGAAACTCGCCTATTACTCCACTGTTCAACACAAAGTAGCGAAAGTACGGTCATTCGACCATACTGCAAAG GACACTGAGAATGACCCCCTCTATGAGATCTCAATGCAGGAGGAGATCTTGGCTCGCCTTCACTTCATCAAGTTTGAAAATGCCTACATTGAAACCTGCCTGGACTTTATCAAAGACCACCTCGTCAACACTGACACCAAAGTCATCAAAGCCACCGGTGGAGGGGCTCATAAGTTCAAAGATCTCATAGAGAAGAAACTGAAGCTCAG GGTGGACAAGGAGGATGAAATGACATGCCTGATTAAGGGCTGCAACTTTGTGCTGAGGAACATCCCCCACGAGGCTTTTGTCTATGTTAAGCATGCAGACTCTGAGTTCCGCTTCCAGAACACTCACCCTGACATCTTCCCTTACCTGCTCATCAACATCGGCTCAGGGGTGTCAATCATTAAG GTTGAATCAGAGGATACATTTGAGCGTGTTGGCGGAAGCTCCATAGGTGGGGGAACATTCTGGGGCCTTGGAGCTCTACTCACAAAAACAAAG AGATTTGATGAACTACTTCAGTTGGCTTCGAAGGGGCAGCACACAAGTGTTGACATGCTTGTCAAAGACATCTACGGGGGATCTTATGGGTCCTTGGGCTTGACTGGGGACCTTATCGCAAGCAGCTTTGGAAAATCTGCTACTGCTGACAAAG AGTTCTCTAAAGAAGATATGGCTAAGAGCCTGCTCCATATGATCAGCAATGACATTGGGCAGCTGGCATGCCTCTATGCCCGGCTCCACAACTTGACCAGGGTCTACTTTGGGGGTTTCTTCATCCGAGGACACCCTGTCACTATGCACACCATCACTTACAGTATCAACTTCTTCACCAAG GGTGAAGTCCAGGCGCTGTTCCTGAGACATGAAGGCTATCTGGGGACTATTGGTGCCTTTCTCAAGGGAGCAGAGGAAGACA ATCCTAACCAGTACAGTTGGGGGGAGAACTATGCTGGGAGCTCTGGCCTGATGAGTAcctctccagacctgaaccccatgcAACGTGCACGCAGTGGAACA TTTCCT TTTGACATGTTGGAGATGGATCGTCTGGAGAGGCAGCTCGTGAACCTGCCCCTGCTGCAGGACCCGTCCTCCTACATCCCAGACACAGTGGACCTCTCAGAGGATGCCCTTGCACGGGAGTACTGGCTCTACTGCTTTGAGGAGGCCCTGGATGGG GTGGTAAAAAGAGCTGTGGCCAGCCAGCCTGATCTTCCAGAGGCTGCTGAACGAGCGGAGAAGTTCCGGCACAAGTACCTGCACAAGCTGCAGACCCTCCGCCACCAGCCTTT TGCTTATGGATCCCTCACTGTCAGAAGTCTTTTAGACACAAGAGAACACTGTTTAAACGAGTTCAACTTCCCTGACCCCTACTCGAAG ATCAAGCAGAGGGAGAATGACATGGCCCTCAAGTACTTCCAGAAGGCAGTCAAGTCCCTGGAGGAGCTGAGCTGGGAGCAGAGGCAGTTTGCCCTGGTCAGGGGCCTCCTGGCTGGGAATGTCTTTGACTGGGGAGCCAAGGCTGTTTCAGA TGTTCTGGAGTCTGATCCGGAGTTTGGCTTTGAACAGGCGAAACGGCAATTGGAAG AGAGGCCGTGGCTTGTCGACACCTATGACCAATGGCTCGAAAGACTGAAG GGCCCACCTCATAAGTGTGCATTATTTTTCGTAGATAATAGTGGAATAGACATCATACTGGGAGTCTTCCCATTTGTCAGAGAGCTTCTCTGCAGGGGAACAGAG GTAGTCCTTGCCAGCAACTCAAGCCCAGCTCTGAATGATGTGACAAACAATGAGCTGCAGATCTTGACTGAACGAATAGCTGCAATGGATCCAGTCATACA GTCTGCCGTGAAGGAGGACAGGTTGACGCTAGTCCAGAGTGGCTCCAGCTCTCCGTGCTTAGACTTAAG CCGTTTGGACAAGGTGTTGGCTGGGGTTGTGCGGGAACGCCACACAGACCTGGTGATCATCGAGGGCATGGGCCGGGCCATCCACACCAACTACTATGCCTTGTTGAGCTGCGAGAGCCTCAAGATGGCAGTCATCAAGAACTCCTGGCTGGCTGACCGACTGGGAGGCAAGCTCTTCAGTGTGGTCTTCAAGTACGAGGTGCCACCAGACAAAAAACCCACCGCCCTGGATCATGTTCCAGTGATGCCTTCATGA